A genomic segment from Diceros bicornis minor isolate mBicDic1 chromosome 5, mDicBic1.mat.cur, whole genome shotgun sequence encodes:
- the LOC131406485 gene encoding zinc finger and SCAN domain-containing protein 20-like → LLLSSFQTSSLVLAYLYTFLPGVHWGYEETKIFLGILGEPYIHEKLRTCHRNRQVYRIVAERLRECGFLRTLEQCRYRFKNLQTNYHKARSSHTLVTCPFYDKMDALMSPWALANTFDALEVAGGLLQNRGDSKENQKAMLEGVTGDGNEVEEEPRSLGAQALRGSPNGKLSSSQCTSGWWERRRPVGSIRCESGDMLIVVCHSAVTNLCLEWPRQEKNY, encoded by the coding sequence CTTTTGCTATCTTCATTTCAAACCAGCAGCCTTGTCTTAGCTTACCTCTATACCTTTCTCCCAGGTGTGCACTGGGGGTATGAAGAAACTAAAATTTTCCTGGGAATTCTTGGTGAGCCCTACATTCACGAGAAACTCCGTACCTGCCATCGGAACCGCCAGGTGTACCGGATTGTGGCTGAGCGGCTGCGGGAATGTGGTTTCTTACGGACCCTGGAGCAGTGTCGCTACCGGTTCAAAAACCTCCAGACCAACTACCACAAAGCCAGAAGCAGCCACACTCTGGTCACCTGCCCCTTCTACGACAAGATGGATGCCCTGATGAGTCCCTGGGCCCTTGCCAACACCTTTGATGCCTTAGAGGTGGCAGGAGGCCTTCTGCAGAATAGAGGGGACTCCAAGGAGAACCAGAAGGCAATGCTGGAAGGTGTGACAGGGGATGGTAATGAAGTGGAAGAGGAGCCCCGGAGCCTTGGCGCCCAGGCTTTGAGGGGGAGTCCTAATGGTAAGCTCTCCTCCTCACAGTGCACCTCAGGATGGTGGGAAAGACGAAGGCCTGTGGGAAGCATTAGGTGTGAATCAGGAGACATGCTTATTGTTGTCTGTCACTCTGCTGTCACTAATCTGTGTCTGGAATGGCCTCGTCAGGAGAAAAATTACTGA